The genomic region AAAGGATCAAATATTACAAATTGGTATTGATGCTGTTAAGTATGCAAAAACGTTACTACCACAAGTACAATATTCAACAGAAGATGCCTCACGCTCAGATTTTGAATATTTATGGAAAACAATCGAGGCCGTTATGAAGGCTGGCGCGACAATGATTAATGTACCTGATACAGTAGGCTATGCTGAGCCAGAGCAATGGGGAGAAATGATTGGCAAACTTGCCTATCGGATGAAAAATACAGATGATTCAGTGTTATTATCCGTGCATTGTCATAATGATTTAGGTATGGCAACGGCAAATACTTTGGCGGCAATTAAAAACGGGGCAGATAAAGTAGAATGTACGATAAACGGCATCGGTGAACGTGCAGGGAATGCAGCTTTGGAAGAAGTCGTAATGGCGATTAAAACACGGGGCGATGTATATGATGTGCATACAAATATTCAGACCAAAGAAATTATGAACACATCTCGTCTTGTATCGAGCTTTATGGGATTGGATGTTCAAGTAAATAAGGCGATTACAGGAGACAATGCTTTCGCCCATTCATCAGGTATTCATCAGGATGGCTTATTAAAATCGCGCGATGCCTATGAAATTGTTCACCCTGAGGATGTTGGGCTAGAGGATATGGAATTGGTATTAACAGCACGCTCTGGTCGACATGCTGTAAAAAATGCACTCGAAAAATTAGGATTCTCCAGTCTTTCGACAAATGAATTTGAAGGTGTTTTTGAAGGTTTTTTAAAGCTAGCAGATGCTAAAAAAGAAGTATATGACCATGATTTATATGTAATTGTGGAAGAATATTATGAAAAACACGATGCAAATCATATAAATGCAACACATTATAGCGAGCAATTTTTCAGCTTCGATGACTTACAAGTTATTAGCAACACAAGCTTTCCTTCAGCTAGTGTGAAAATACGGAAAGGTGATAAAGTGTTTAAGTCAAGCGCTGTTGGTTCTGGTCCTATTGATGCACTTTATTCTGCAATTGCAAGCATTACAAATATTGATGTCAAGCTTGTTGAGTATAATATTAACAGTGTATCTCGCGGACAAGAAGCTTTAGGGAAAGTAAAGATTACTGTAGAGCATAAGGGTGAAAAGTTTATTGCAAAGGCTGCGGATACAGATATTTTAAAAGCCAGCGCGTTAGCATATATGAATGCGATTAATAGCATTATTGTTTCTAAATTAGTTCTTGTTGCAAATTAAGGGATTAACAAATGGCTGTCGGGCAGTGTAGGTATCCACCTATCTTCCCGACAGCCGATTCTGTTTACTTTCTTTTAGTATTGTATGTTTGATCAAACTCTTTGCCCTCTAATGAAGGGTCTAAAGTCAATGGCTCGTTGCAATACATACACATATCTACTCGACCTAATACTTTTGTATGCTTGCCACATCCAGGGCAAACGACTTGTACCGCGCGTGTTGATAATAATCCAATCCAACCATAAACTACAGTACTTCCAATGATA from Metasolibacillus fluoroglycofenilyticus harbors:
- a CDS encoding YgzB family protein — protein: MKKYQNKINKIRSFALALIFIGFVIMYGAIFFRENQILVIIFMTLGLLCIIGSTVVYGWIGLLSTRAVQVVCPGCGKHTKVLGRVDMCMYCNEPLTLDPSLEGKEFDQTYNTKRK
- a CDS encoding 2-isopropylmalate synthase, which codes for MSRKIWVFDTTLRDGEQVPGAKLNLFEKVEIAQQLKKLGVDIIEAGFPASSQGDFDAVKAVAEKVRNTSDIMITALARAVKADIDSVYNAVKYAENPMIHMVLGTSDIHVEKKFSKSKDQILQIGIDAVKYAKTLLPQVQYSTEDASRSDFEYLWKTIEAVMKAGATMINVPDTVGYAEPEQWGEMIGKLAYRMKNTDDSVLLSVHCHNDLGMATANTLAAIKNGADKVECTINGIGERAGNAALEEVVMAIKTRGDVYDVHTNIQTKEIMNTSRLVSSFMGLDVQVNKAITGDNAFAHSSGIHQDGLLKSRDAYEIVHPEDVGLEDMELVLTARSGRHAVKNALEKLGFSSLSTNEFEGVFEGFLKLADAKKEVYDHDLYVIVEEYYEKHDANHINATHYSEQFFSFDDLQVISNTSFPSASVKIRKGDKVFKSSAVGSGPIDALYSAIASITNIDVKLVEYNINSVSRGQEALGKVKITVEHKGEKFIAKAADTDILKASALAYMNAINSIIVSKLVLVAN